A DNA window from Arachis duranensis cultivar V14167 chromosome 3, aradu.V14167.gnm2.J7QH, whole genome shotgun sequence contains the following coding sequences:
- the LOC107481016 gene encoding NAC domain-containing protein 54-like, translated as MAPVSLPPGFRFHPTDEELVAYYLKRKINGRKIDLEIIPEVDLYKCEPWDLPGRSLLPGKDLEWYFFSPRDRKYPNGSRTNRATKCGYWKATGKDRKVNSQSRAVGMKKTLVYYRGRAPHGSRTGWVMHEYRLHERECETNAASGLQDAYALCRVFKKAAVILPKVADHYAGNNIMMMTTDSQGTPQVFDTMPWDHHIGHNGKCPHLSQDPFLNNLPSSSSSSFPHYGALTYSPSKVDVALECARMQHSFSMPPLEVVEEFPNVGISELNIMTRGTTSMCGGSMNNNNESDILQQILSLANANVSSHEFTNQSNHSHTLLAGNNNANYSAPHHHEHDFAFNAGTSYTNHAVNDMNPMRYEIQHQNLRTIEIGDLESEFKSFMEEQKTVPIEDISSFQTNIQENEVQESELHNSNKEFSEADIDNFSMGFINDGDPNENFIDEDDNIDYSNSTSFEVLEETKVSHGMFVATRRVADTFFHQIVPSQTIKVQLNPVTIMGNNSSMEMLKNNQESLFKKLMMMKSPNTLASAIVFIFALLLTLCVNLKGQVENYWASRSDDDTINVKKKCCYGANRSMKRMKQVAHKIIWNQQEKSWCVGIKSGRGFSVVLKKIGIFLSISLALCTMWVNHVTISP; from the exons ATGGCACCAGTTTCATTGCCTCCTGGTTTTAGGTTCCACCCTACAGACGAAGAACTGGTTGCTTATTACCTTAAAAGGAAGATCAATGGCCGTAAAATTGATCTCGAGATCATTCCTGAAGTTGATCTATACAAGTGCGAACCGTGGGACTTGCCAg GGAGGTCGTTGTTGCCGGGTAAGGATTTGGAGTGGTACTTCTTTAGCCCTCGGGACAGGAAGTATCCAAATGGGTCAAGAACCAACAGAGCAACGAAATGCGGGTACTGGAAGGCCACTGGAAAGGACAGGAAGGTAAATTCGCAGAGCCGCGCCGTAGGGATGAAGAAAACCCTTGTGTACTACCGAGGCAGGGCGCCTCACGGGTCTCGCACTGGTTGGGTCATGCACGAGTACCGTCTTCATGAGAGGGAATGCGAAACCAATGCTGCTTCTGGCTTGCAGGATGCCTATGCTCTTTGCCGTGTCTTCAAGAAGGCGGCGGTCATACTCCCCAAAGTGGCAGATCACTATGCTGGTAACAATATCATGATGATGACAACTGATTCTCAAGGAACACCCCAAGTCTTTGACACCATGCCTTGGGATCATCATATTGGGCATAATGGTAAATGCCCACACTTATCTCAGGATCCATTCCTCAATAACCTTCCATCTTCATCATCCTCCTCATTTCCTCACTATGGAGCCCTAACTTACTCTCCATCTAAG GTGGATGTAGCACTAGAGTGTGCAAGGATGCAGCACAGTTTTTCCATGCCTCCATTGGAGGTAGTGGAGGAATTCCCTAATGTGGGAATTTCAGAGCTCAACATTATGACACGTGGCACCACTTCAATGTGTGGAGGAAGCATGAACAATAACAATGAATCGGATATCTTGCAACAGATTCTTTCACTTGCTAATGCTAATGTTTCTTCCCATGAATTCACAAATCAATCAAACCATTCACACACATTATTGGCTGGCAACAATAATGCAAATTATTCTGCTCCTCATCATCACGAACATGATTTTGCTTTTAATGCTGGCACAAGTTACACTAATCACGCCGTAAATGATATGAACCCCATGAGATATGAAATCCAACATCAAAACCTAAGAACAATAGAGATTGGAGATCTTGAAAGCGAGTTCAAG AGCTTTATGGAAGAGCAAAAGACGGTTCCGATTGAGGATATATCAAGCTTCCAAACAAACATACAAGAAAATGAGGTTCAAG AATCTGAGCTACACAACAGCAACAAAGAATTCAGTGAAGCTGACATTGACAATTTCTCAATGGGGTTCATCAACGATGGTGACCCAAATGAGAACTTCATCGATGAAGATGACAACATTGATTATTCAAATTCCACAAGCTTTGAGGTCCTTGAAGAAACCAAGGTTAGCCATGGAATGTTTGTGGCGACTCGCCGAGTAGCCGACACATTCTTTCATCAGATTGTTCCTTCACAAACCATCAAAGTTCAACTGAATCCAGTAACAATAATGGGCAACAATTCTTCCATGGAGATGCTCAAGAATAATCAAGAGTCTTTGTTCAAGAAGCTGATGATGATGAAGTCACCAAATACATTAGCAAGTGCTATTGTATTTATCTTTGCACTATTGTTGACGCTTTGTGTTAATTTGAAGGGGCAAGTTGAAAATTATTGGGCATCAAGAAGTGATGATGATACGATTAATGTGAAGAAGAAATGTTGCTATGGTGCTAATAGAAGCATGAAGAGAATGAAACAAGTAGCTCACAAGATCATATGGAACCAGCAAGAAAAATCTTGGTGTGTTGGAATTAAAAGTGGGAGAGGATTTAGTGTGGTGTTGAAGAAAATTGGTATTTTCCTCTCCATATCTTTGGCTCTTTGTACCATGTGGGTTAACCATGTTACAATTAGTCCTTAA